Genomic window (Acinonyx jubatus isolate Ajub_Pintada_27869175 chromosome B1, VMU_Ajub_asm_v1.0, whole genome shotgun sequence):
CCTGCTAAGTTTAGGATTTGCTTGGGACCTATGACCTCTTTCCTCCTGATGTCTCCCTTTTATAATGGGACTGTCCATCCCATGCCTGTGCCCACCATCGTACTGAAGCAGATAACTTGAATCTGGCTTCACAGCTGTGAATTTCACAGCTGTGGAAGAATTTTACCTCAGGATTTAGACAATATTTACCTGATATAggagtcagggttctccagagagaaacagaaccagtaggtatgtgtgtgtacatgtacacaAATGGAGGCAGATAAGCCCCAGGCTCTGCAGTCAGCAAGCTGCAGATCCAGGAGAGCCAATTGTGTTCTAGTCCAAAGACAGGGAGGCTTGAGAACCAGGAGAGGTTTATGCTTCTGTTAGAGTCTGTAGGGAGGAAAAACTGATGTCCCAGTTCAAAGGCAGAATCAGGCAGGAAGAGTACCTGttactcagcctttttgttctattcaggccttcaactgatgaGACCCTCACACATCAGGGActgcaatctgctttactcagtttcCTGTTCAAATGTTAACCTCATTCACAAACACCCTTACATATATCCAGAGTAATACCTCATGAAATATCTGGGTACACCATGACCCAGTCAATTTGATacctaaaattaaccatcacagatgAGACTTTGGACTTAAGAGTTGATGCTGGAATTGTGTTAAGATTTTGGGGGATGTTGGAATGgggtaaatgtattttataggtgagaaggACAAGACTTTCAGAGGGCCAGAGGGTGGAGTGTTATGAGCTGGATTTtctccccctaaaattcatatattgaagttctaaccccaGTACCTCAGTAGATGACCTTATTTAGATATATaatctttacagaggtaatcaagttcaAAATAAGGGCATTAGGGTGAGCCCTACtccatgactggtgtccttataaaaaggggaaatttggacacagaaataTTCAGAGGGAAGACAATGGGAAGAGATAGAAGGAGAAGCCAGCCATCTGCAGCCAAAACGAGAAGCTTCAGAAGAAGCCAACCCTGTCAATACCTTGTTCTTGGACtcctagcttccagaactgacataataaattgttgtttaagccagtctttggtactttgttatagcagcccttgCGAACTCATATACTCTAATCTCTGTATGTCAATTAGTATTACTCTCAACACATTCTTTTAATAATGATCACTAACAGTTACAGAGTGTTTACTAGGTACTGATCACTGCAATAAATTCTTAGATACACACTATCTCAGTGTGTATCTCTTTGAGTGGATTTAATGGTAGAAGAATGTCCcaataaaaaaatatgcaaaaataaattttaaaaaagtttcttgagGCCGCAGAgataaattttgaattattttccattttcaaaaattttcaggtAAATTGTCATTATTCCAATATCAGAACTGAATCCAAGACGAACAGTTGGTACATGGGCAGGGGCAGAAATTGAAGCCAGATGTCTGAATACAGACCTGTGCTCCCAACCACCTCATCTAAGTGTCCTCCCTTTCCCCTGCCttgattcttttcatttccaatgTGACAGCTACATGAGAAATTACAATATGCTGAGATAAAGTTTTCACAACATGATAGCTCATCTACGTTACTCACAATTCTGTGTTACTGCAGCCTCAATTATACACTGGAGTCCATAAAGCCCACAAAATGAGACAACTCTTAACgaggtgacattttaaaatacataaatttaaagaaCAAGTACTATATCCATTGCCAATGGTTTGTATAAGTCTGGATTCAAATGGTAGTaaggttctttaaaaaagtttgttaagTTGATTCTGAGATTTATATAGAAAGGTAAAGAAACTAGCAGAGCCAAATCAActgtgaaaaagaacaaagttagagaatTCAACATAACCTAATTTCTTGACTTATTATAAAGTTAGTTATCAAGGGTATTGTTGGCAAAAAGATAGACACATAAATAAATCAATgcaatagaaagtccagaaatacccacacaaatatggtcaactaattCTCAACAAATTTGCAAAAGCAATTTAGCagacagtgttttcaataaatggttctggatCAACatgatatccacatgcaaaaggtATATATCCATATACCTCACACTTCTATAAAAGCTAAATCAGTAAGGATGACAGTCTAAATGTGCAAGttataaaacttctggaaaaaaacaTAGGAACAAATCTTTGTGGCCTTAGATTTGGCAAAGATCTTTTAGCCATGACACCAAAAGCCCAatccataaaagacaaaaaaattatcaaaattttaaatttctattttttgaaaaaaattaaaagactaagCCATGgactagaaaaaatatttacaaaacacataTTTCACAAAGGACTtgtaactaaaatatataaaaccattaaaaaataagaaaacaaaaaactcaacttagaaaatgggcaaaagatataaactgatatttcatcaaagaagacatatgaatgACACATAAGTATACTggaagatactcaacatcattaatcgtTTAGGATACTATACACAGCTATTAGATTAAGGGGGAAAAACCCAACAACCAAATGCCGTTGGAATAACTATAGCTCATACATTACTGTATGTGTGAAAACAAAATGGCATAGTCACTTTGGAACACTGTGGAACTTTCTCAAAAAGCTAAATATACGTTTAAAATATGACCAAGCAATTCTACTTGTAGCTATGTATCCAAGAGAAGTAAAAACttatgttcactgtagcattatttataatcacaaaacattggaaacagcccaaatgggaatattactcagtaataaaaagggaaaaaaaatgactagtGTACACAACATCACAGataaatctcaaatgcattatggTGAGTGAAAAAGGCCAGACTCAAAAGTCCACacacatatgattccatttataggacattctgggaaaaaaacaattttagagaTGGATCAGTGGTCAGCAGGGCTGACAAGGGAAGGACTATGAAGGAGTTTTTTGGGATGATGTTATTGTTCTACATCTCAGTGTAGTGTTTACATGACTGTATCTGCCAAAGCGAAGGACAAATTTTATTacacataaataattaaattgtatttttattatatgtaaaatataataaattatatctcaacaaaagaCCTTTTTGAAAAAAGTAGCCTAGCTTAACACTaaagtttaagattttttaagaTGGCAAAATAAAATTCCTGTAAGATGAGCACATCCTGTTTGTCTCCGCCAACTCAAGGAAGTCaaatggattttattaaaattctggcTTTTTATAAAAAGTCTGTCACAACTTCTACACTACAGAGGCCTGGtttctgcctctgattctgtcAATCAAGTAATACATACAGTAACagaatatttcactttatttttctgcttccaagttccttacctttaaaatgagagaaagcaTTCCTAACCTCAAGGTAAATGCAACCATTAAGAGATGATAAATGGAATATATGCATAGGATTGCTGACAatactgactccatctttggtCCTCCACCTTGTTCACGTTTGCTCAGTGACTACTCTCGGGGAATACGTGTTCCGGGCCCTTGGAGATTAACACACATACCTTAAAATTATGGGGGAGGCTTGTTTTGGCCTCCCATGAATCTGATAGAGATAACATGGTCTTTCCCCTTCCTGATGTACAGATGGTTCCACAAGTTATAGGTTAGCTGTCAGGTGCACGCAAGCCATTTATATAGGTATATGGGAACCCTCTGCTCTCACTATAATGCCCATCTACCTGTCTCCTCGCCCTATAAAATCAGGGGACTAACATCTGGGTTTTGCGGAGAATAACTCTGCAGCTCGCCCACCACCGGATCCCTCATcagtaagttaccctgaataaaactctGCGTAAACTGCATGGAGTGGCCTCCTTTGTTTTCTGGTCTCTGAGTGCCTTCTCAATTTATTATCTCTCTTCCACTAATAACGTGATACGTGGAATACGTATAGTGTCAGCCAACTAAATATAGATGTAGTATCACATTTAAACTCAGCTAAGCTGAAATTTCAGCCTTAACAATAAGACCTGTCACTACAAATggtaacaaaaaagaagaaagtaaattatCTGAAGcacaaataagaaagtaaaatacacaATAAGAatcacaaatacatttaaaaaactaggATGTTTGCTAATGGGAATATACTGGGCTTTTTGTAAAAGGTTCTTTTCTTTGGGGAAGGGCAcaaaaatatctgttttttttttttttaatgtttgtttttattttggggagagtaggagcaggggaggggcggagagaggggcagacagaggatccaaagtgggctctgcgctgacagcagagagcctgatgtgggactcgaacccacaaaccgtgagatcatgacctgagccaaagtcggaggcttaactgactgaaccacccaggcacccccaaaaatgttcttttctaaaaAGGAGTATTATTGCAGGTTATCTCTGCATATTAATGAATGTAATTAACTTGTAAAAAAAACACTCCAATACATCAAGTGCTTGCTACATGTCAACACTAAGGGCTTTACAtattattatctaatttaatattcataaaaaccACAAGATAGCACCAACTGTACTTTAGGAAGTAATTTCCTAACATTCATATGCTTGATGGAAGAGCTTCAGCAAGTTCCAGTACACTGAAAGAGAAGCATTTAAACCAATAATGCTGAATTTGAAACTATTCCTAAGAAATACCAAGAAGGATCATTTGTCTTCTTCCATACCTAAAATATGTGTCCTCATCCTTATTCAAGAAGCTATCACTTTGGTCTATCTAATAAGCAAGgtaaggaagtaaaataaaatgactactCTCATCTTGCTCTTAAAGAAGGAGAGTTCCCTTTTtaagaccttttaaaaatgctctcAGATACAAATCCCCAGCAAGACCACAAAGCAGATACTCAACTATGGAGTGCCTTAGGGACAATGtctgtgtgtacacatatgtgtctgtgtgtccccCATAAACCACAGTACTTAATACATGCATTCACATGGATAAGATGCTGCCCTTACCCTGGGCCTAAGGTTTCTAACACCTTCTAAGGCCTTGCTTTTCTTTGGTCCTTCAGCTTTATTCCTGCCCACGGGCCAAAGATTTCTGAGGGAACTTCTAGAACACATTCCAGAATACCAACGGTCCTGAGATTCCCTATCCAAATGGCTCCAAAACGGTTTCCAAGATCCAGCTAGCCGAGAGAAGACTTTACCACCAATACATAGGCCGCTAACTGAGGAATGATCAAGAAGGGCTATTAAGTGGGCAGATGGACATGCAAACTGCCCTctccacacacatgcacccagGACCCCAGAGGGGTACAGTTAGTTCTACAGTGCCTTCGCTTTCTGTACAGGACTTCATAGGAATCTGAGAGGTGATCAAAGCTGACTCCACAAGAGTAAGCCAGAGACACCCAACCAACGCCAGTTGTGGGGTCGTGCAGACAAAGGCCAAGACAGATACACTGACAGTTGTATACAAGGACCTGAGTGGGATAGAGCAGCAAACTGAGAAAGACTGAGGCCATTGAAGCAATTCCTGAAAGGGGCCTTGGGTACTGCTGTCATTCCCAGCCCAGCTCAACAGGGGGGAAGGTATGTGGGCAGACTGGGGGCAGGGTATCCAAGAAACAGGTTCTGACGTCAGCTGCAGTGCCAAGGAGATGGCAGGGTAGCAACAGGGGGAAGCTGGCGCAGTATGGGGGCAAGACCATCAGCTGATTGTAGAGAGCCAGTCAAGGGCTGGCGATAAAAGGGCGGGGCCGCGGCCGACGTCACTGCCGCGGCCGACGTCACCGCCACTTGCCGCATCCTCAAGGTATCTCTGGTGCAGCTCGGGTGCAGGTCTCTGCGGGAGCCACCCTAGACCTCTGCAGCTTCTCCTGTTAACATGGCCGACTCGGAAAACCAGGGACCTGCGGAGGCAAGccaggcggcggcggcagcggcggcggcagcggagGCGGCCGCAGCGGAGGAGGTAATGGCGGAAGGCGGTGCGCAGGGGGGAGACTCTGACAGCGCGGCTGGCGACTCCGACAGCGCGGCTGGTCAGACAGCCGAGGAGCCCCAGACCCCAGCAGAGAATGCACCAAAGCCGAAAAATGACTTTATCGAGAGCCTGCCTAATTCGGTGAAATGCCGAGTCCTGGCCCTTAAAAAGCTGCAGAAACGATGTGATAAGATAGAAGCCAAATTTGATAAGGAATTTCAGGCTCTGGAAAAAAAGTATAACGACATCTATAAGCCCCTACTTGCCAAGATCCAAGAGCTCACTGGTGAGATGGAGGGATGTGCATGGACCttagaaggggaggaggaggacgacgacgagGAAGAGTacgaggatgaggaggagggggaagaggaggaggaggaggaggaggaagctgcGGCAGAGGCTGCTGCGGAGGCGGCCGCTGCCAAAGATGAGGGTCCCCATTCTGCGGTGTCTGATGACGCCAAGAAATAAGCGGGGGCAGAAATTCTGAAGAGAATGACGCCGAAAACAAAtaccctatttcttttctttttttttgaatattggTGGACTTAAAAATAAGGCTCAGGTTTGGGACCAAAATACAACGAATCAATACTGACATTCCTAATATTAAATTGAAGCAATCAGATCCTGGCCAGCCCGtttcaaatttgattttcattttgaaacaataaatatatcaaaaggtGTTGAGGAAAAcgagtaaaatttaaaatgagtttttcatGATCTCTTCTGTGAGGACTGCAACTGAGGCTTAGTAAGGGTGTCAAGTAGATGTAAGTAAAGAATGTCACTTTGAAACCTATTCATCCCACAGCCATCACACTACACACGGAACACCCAGGCCAAGACTGAACATGTTCTCAATGTttaattcttcagtttctttagtcTGGACATTTTCCAGTGCAGGAAAAGCAGAACCCAAGACTCTCATCTTAAGACTTTGCTTTTGTAACCCAGACATCAGCTTTACACTTGAGAGAAGAGTGAGGAATGGAGGAAGCCTGTGATGGAGATCATGACAGGACTGCTTAATGAGGCCTGGAAAACTGCCACTTCAAATCCTaaagaatgttctgaatatttgAATTTAGAGAAACAACATGGTTCTGAGAAGGAGGGTGTATAACCTGTATAATATTGTCAACATACGTGTTTGTTATTTACAGTCTcatgtttatgtgttttcttgGTAGTGTCTATTTACAAAGgtgtaaaaaaaacccaaaatgtttAAGTATTAAATCCTTTTACCTAGCATTCtagaaatattaatttacttGAAAAGATGTAGAATGTAGCCAATTCTGTAAAGCATGTGTATTCAGTGTTATGTAGTTTGATCCTTGTGAAGTCTTTTGTCATGTAGCTTTTAGAATGTAGCTGTGAAAATTACCAGAACTCTTCAACGAAGCTaatgtttggaaaaaatatatacttgaaGAACCAATCCAAGtgtgtgtccccacccccagctcagaAGTAGAAGGGTTTAAGTTTGCTTGTATTAGCTGTGCCTTCATTATTTTGCTATGTAAATGtgacatattaaataaaaaatggtgcATATTCAAATTTTACTGCTTGAGGATAGACTGACATACAGTTAAGGATTTTTAGGAAGGACACATTTAATGTAAAGACTTTTAGCTTCTTTGTGGGTTTTGAATTTTGTGTGACTCCGTGATCTACGAAGAAACAAGCATAAAGTTGTTTACCACTGTAGtgttaataaaactattttcaaaaaacaaaaggactcAGAATACTACTCTGCCTGGaattaaatcccagctctgcctcttgtAAGCAATGAACCTCAGGCAATTCAGTTGTCTGTGTTCAGTTTCTCCTTCTATAAAAGGGGATAGTAACAGTCCCTTCCTCACAATTATGAAAAGTCACTTAATACACAAAGTGTAGGCTAGTATCTGACACATACTCAGTGCTTCAAGAAattcagctattattattattttattattgttttattattacgTGAAAGATAAAGACACTGATTGGAAATTCAATCCTTCCCTCCCCAGGTacaaaaggggagaaaatagaCAACATTATATTCTTAAGTTTATGATTCTTCATCAGAGAAGAATGTGGCTTTTAATTCAGAAACCGGAAATTCAATAAACTGTCTCGTTTTGGTTTCCTCAGTGTAAAATCAGGTTTTGAATTCCTCCCAGAAGAGATAAAAGACTTTTAATgtgatattataaatatacaaaagggCCTACTTCAACTTTACATTTGGGCattctgaatgaagaaaaaatagtttaaaattaaagacccccccccccacacacacacccaaaataaaaaactgaaatgcattttcttccatttcttttaaggGTTAAAATTATGCAGAAGCAAAATGAGACTGCTTTACCTTAAGGACTGGAAGGCAGCTCTGACCTGTTGCTAATGGCAATAGTAGAGTTAAATGAACCTTAATGTAATATTAATCATCCTTAGGGCCAGGCCaaccaaaagagaaaatcaaaataacataTTTACATAAGAAGTCAAAGATTATCttaatagaagcaaaaaaaaaaaaaaacaactaataaaactcagtatttatttcttatctctaGAAATAAGAgacttgtttaatatttttctaggtCCatctagtaaaaagaaaaaatgaatgaaacaaataagGAGTGTAATtattggggaaaatttttttgCATTCATGTAATTATATACAGAAGACCCAAGAGAATCAGCTGAAAATTATTAATACTGAATATGTTTGAGGAATTGACGAGCTGCCGGATAAATATACAAAAGCCATTAACTATCTGTAGGTACTAATAATGATCAgtataaatgaaaagacactttcagaatagaaagaagaaatcaaaatatttataaaaacctcTAACAAAAAATACGTATAGCCtatgtgaaaaggaaaaacaaagaaacaaacgtTAAGGTCTTTGGATGGTAAGATTGACTATCACAAAAGTGACAATTATGCccaaattaacttttaatttatcACAATCAAATCAAAACCCAAACTGAATCTGGACCTTAATATAATTAACCTAATGTTCACCTGTATGAATAGCTAAGGAAACCACCAATATGCAAACAATTCAAGCTTTCACCTTAGAATACAGgtccccccccaaattttttttaagtgaagaaaatacATTATGTATTTATCAATTACTGGGCAGGGGAAGACTGAGATTAGTAATATAAGACCAAAAGAAGTAACAGACATGACAACACACaaactataaattataaaaatttaaacacaagcACTCCACATTTCCAAAAGCAAACAGGAGTCCAATTTACAAAAAATAGTCTTAATGTAATATAGAGTTCCTACAAATCATACGAAAATCATTTAGTCCCAATACAGAAATACATACAGGACATCAGCAGACtactttaaaaagaggaaatactgCAACCCTGCCTGGGGCAGAAAGACATATCCCAAGAGGGCAGCACTAGGTTGACCAGGGCTCCAGTGAGGTCTGGAATACACGCATTCCCAGCCGAGTGCTCTGGCCAGCAGTCTTTCTTCCACTTATGGTAAGACTTTAGCTGTAGGATTTTCTAGCTACTAGTCACACCACTGTTGGCCACCTTCCCAGGATACAGGGATGTTTACGATGCCTTTCACCAATGTCAGTCAATTTCCACCGTTTCCCAACTGAGTTGATCTTTACCCTCTGTTTCCTGCACTGCTCATTTGATAGTTTCTCCGACAGCCATAAAACTTGCATGTTTACGTCTAGCAGGATACCCTGCCTTTAAGATGGGTCAAACATTATCACTCAGAAACCATTTTTAATCCATTACATGCCCAAATTTGTCACTAAAGCACAAAATAActggcagaaagaaaagcaacatgCATTACACATTCAATTCAGTCTCTCAGAGCATGACGCAGAAAAGTGTCGCATCCTAAGCGTGACACAGCAGTTCTCCCTGCCAGAGAGTTAGCGCTCAaggcagacacagagacacatttGCACGTGCACACAACATgtacacaaacattttttattgaagacaaagtcacataacataaaattaaccatttaaatgaacaattcagtggcatttagtacattcacaatacCGTCCAATTCTATCTAATTCACAGTAAAATGCATCAAAGCTGTGCAGAATATGTAAAGTAGACTATGTGtggaagaaatgcaaaattttacaAGTGCaagataatttattgtttttttttaggagaaTACTTAGTGCTTATAAGGATTAGGTAAAATGAGTACTCTCATACACTGATGATAACGTGTAAGTTGTATATAATTCATTAGCAAAATCAATTTAGCAAAAACATTTATCAACTGATTCAAAATGAGATACACTAATTCAATTTCATCCTTGGGATATTAtccatttaaaaagcaattttaaaggcAAACAAAGAAAGCTTTATACACAAAAGATGCTTGAAGAgtcttattaaaaatgaaggaggaaggagagaaataaaaaagaacatagaaGCCAAATACCCCAAAGTGAGAGAACAGAACACACACATTCACAAGGCAGACTGTGTAGTCATTATTAAAGGTATCCATGAGGGCTTTGTAATGATATGCTAAATATAAGCATCGTCTCAAGCTAAGTTTAAAAATTCAGACATATAATTTTACACATATATAGTACATTTTCACCTAagccaactttgtttttttttaaactgcatagTGTTCCTGAAAGGAAAATAGCAAACTCTTCTAAGTCATTTTTCATACTGGGTTAGGGAGGGGGTGGTGGATGGAAACTCAAGTTCTGGTCTTGGCATCTATGGGGCAATGTGCTGACATTTATGGAGCACAGGCTCTCACTCAAAATGCCTGGCTTTGAATCCTGCCTCTGGCCCTGAATCCTAGAtttctagctgtgtaaccttgaacAGTTACTTATgcctctctgtggctcagtttctgcatctgtaaagtggagaggATTACATCTGAAGTTCTTAGTATAGTGCTGGACAAATATTAAGTACTCAAGAAATGTTACTGGCGTTTTAACCATCTGCTATTCCCGTAACAGCCCAATGCAAATACAAGGTAGATCTTAAAGATTACACCTCTTAGAGACCATCTGAAGAGATCAACTCAAGTCTTTGAGCAGTCCTAACTTCAGTAGATGTTAAGGACCTGGAAGTGTTTGTCATGTATGAGTTTTATTCTCAGGTTCTTTCTATGGAATCAGGATGCTCTTTGGAGCACCTACTTTAAGCCTGGCATGCCTCACTGTGTGATCTTTTTACTACGCTCCCCATCCCTTTTTTGATATGACAGAAATGGGGGAAGACATCAACTGCATTTAATTTGACTACATTAAATTGAAGTCAATTTGGGGGAATCTAGAATGATACATACATTTTTCATTAATGGTAATAACACCATGTTACACAGTATGAGAAATACTTAACCGTGAGTGGTCATTATCCAGATGTGATTACCAGCTGTGGCAAGATTTGGCTAGGGTGTAGCCACCAGCAATCACCCACGGATATTCTTTTATTTGGATGCTTGTAACTCATTTGCCTGTCTGAAGCTCTTATCCAAGGACAGAATGAAATTTTAAGACCAAATGGAATACAATAAATTATGGATTAAGAATTGGTACCTTTCTGGCATTTTCCTCCAGGGCAGCGGTGACAGCAAATAACTAACTGGTaagtcaataaaaataacttcaatgTGAGCAGTATCTGTGTACTCAACTGCCCAAGTTAAAATCCAGAAGGTAT
Coding sequences:
- the NAP1L5 gene encoding nucleosome assembly protein 1-like 5, which translates into the protein MADSENQGPAEASQAAAAAAAAAEAAAAEEVMAEGGAQGGDSDSAAGDSDSAAGQTAEEPQTPAENAPKPKNDFIESLPNSVKCRVLALKKLQKRCDKIEAKFDKEFQALEKKYNDIYKPLLAKIQELTGEMEGCAWTLEGEEEDDDEEEYEDEEEGEEEEEEEEEAAAEAAAEAAAAKDEGPHSAVSDDAKK